In a genomic window of Mycolicibacter heraklionensis:
- a CDS encoding acyltransferase family protein: MTLSPDEDEDEQGGLEQVAHVDRVASLTGVRAVAALLVVGTHAAYTTGKYTHGYAGLLGSRMEIGVPIFFVLSGFLLFQPWVRANALGRPDPSVRRYAWHRVRRIMPAYVVTVLLAYVIYHYRTAGPNPGHNWVGLLRNLTLTQIYTDNYMFGYLHQGLTQMWSLAVEVAFYVVLPLLAYVALVWLCRRQWRPALLLVGLTAAAAITPAWLTLVHTTDFLPDGARLWLPGYLAWFVAGMMLTVLQAMGVRCYGFVAIPLALICYLIASTPIAGEPTTSPAKLSEALVKAGFYAVIAALMVAPLALGNRGWYARFLASRPMVWLGEISYEIFLVHLVLMELVMVEVLRTPVYTGSMLALFVVTMVVTVPVSWLLHRLTRVRA, encoded by the coding sequence ATGACCCTCTCGCCGGACGAGGACGAGGACGAACAGGGCGGGCTCGAGCAGGTCGCCCATGTGGACCGGGTCGCGTCGCTGACCGGTGTGCGTGCGGTGGCCGCTCTCCTGGTGGTGGGAACGCACGCGGCCTACACCACTGGTAAGTACACCCACGGCTATGCGGGCCTGCTGGGCTCCCGGATGGAGATCGGGGTGCCGATCTTCTTCGTGCTCTCCGGTTTTCTGCTGTTCCAGCCGTGGGTGCGGGCCAACGCGTTGGGGCGACCCGACCCCTCGGTCCGGCGCTACGCCTGGCACCGGGTGCGCCGCATCATGCCCGCCTATGTCGTGACCGTGCTGCTGGCCTATGTGATCTACCACTACCGCACCGCCGGCCCGAACCCCGGCCACAACTGGGTCGGGTTGCTGCGCAACCTGACGCTGACCCAGATCTACACCGACAACTACATGTTCGGCTATCTGCACCAGGGACTCACCCAGATGTGGAGCCTCGCAGTCGAAGTCGCCTTCTACGTGGTGCTTCCACTGCTGGCCTATGTGGCATTGGTCTGGTTGTGCCGACGGCAGTGGCGGCCGGCGCTGCTGCTGGTCGGGCTGACCGCGGCGGCGGCGATCACGCCGGCCTGGTTGACGCTGGTGCACACGACTGACTTCCTGCCCGACGGCGCCCGGCTGTGGCTGCCGGGTTATCTGGCCTGGTTCGTCGCCGGCATGATGCTCACGGTGCTGCAGGCGATGGGCGTGCGCTGCTATGGCTTCGTGGCTATTCCGTTGGCGCTCATCTGTTATCTCATCGCGTCCACGCCGATCGCCGGGGAACCCACCACGTCACCGGCCAAGCTGTCCGAGGCTCTGGTCAAAGCCGGCTTCTACGCCGTGATCGCCGCGCTGATGGTGGCGCCCCTGGCGTTGGGCAACCGCGGCTGGTATGCGCGGTTTCTGGCGAGCCGGCCGATGGTGTGGCTGGGGGAGATCTCCTATGAGATCTTCCTGGTTCACCTGGTGCTGATGGAGTTGGTGATGGTGGAGGTGCTGCGCACCCCGGTCTACACCGGGTCGATGCTGGCCCTGTTCGTGGTCACCATGGTGGTCACCGTGCCGGTGTCCTGGCTGCTGCACCGGCTCACCCGGGTGCGGGCCTGA
- a CDS encoding TetR/AcrR family transcriptional regulator, whose translation MAGRAWLSDQRGELAAEKILDAAEKLFAEHDAASVGMNEIARAAGCSRATLYRYFESRDALHTAYVHRWANTLYHELTRRLSGIDDPAERLVTGITESLSLVRGNPALASWFAESGPPIGTAMAAQSDVITVMVASFLNTLGDGDTDNQQRARWVVRVMTSLLSFPGRDADDERAMLTQFVVPVVLAPGRLSSA comes from the coding sequence ATGGCCGGGCGGGCCTGGCTGTCCGACCAGCGCGGAGAGCTTGCCGCCGAGAAGATCCTCGACGCGGCCGAAAAGCTGTTCGCCGAGCACGATGCCGCTTCGGTGGGCATGAATGAGATCGCCCGCGCCGCAGGATGTTCCCGCGCCACGCTGTATCGGTATTTCGAGAGCCGCGACGCGCTGCACACCGCCTACGTGCACCGCTGGGCCAACACGCTCTATCACGAGTTGACCCGGCGGCTGTCCGGCATCGACGACCCGGCGGAGCGGCTGGTCACCGGGATCACCGAATCGCTGTCCCTGGTGCGCGGCAACCCGGCGCTGGCATCGTGGTTCGCCGAGAGCGGACCGCCGATCGGGACCGCGATGGCCGCGCAGTCCGACGTCATCACCGTGATGGTCGCGTCGTTCCTGAACACGCTGGGCGACGGCGACACCGATAACCAGCAGCGCGCCCGCTGGGTGGTGCGGGTGATGACGTCACTGCTGAGCTTCCCCGGCCGCGACGCCGACGACGAGCGGGCGATGCTGACGCAGTTCGTGGTTCCGGTGGTGCTCGCGCCGGGCCGCCTCAGCTCGGCTTAG
- a CDS encoding cytochrome P450: MTTTLSHPKFELCNADTWPNPWPMYAALRDHDPVHHVVPENAPNQDYYVLSRHADIWAAAADHETFSSAQGLTVNYGELELIGLADNPPMVMQDPPVHTEFRKLVARGFMPRQVELLEPKVREFVVERLERLQANGGGDIVGELFKPLPSMVVAHYLGVPEEDRSQFDRWTEAVVAATVSEDGVASAGDAIGEMMAYFSGLIERRRTDPQDDTVSHLVAAGMGADGDVAGLLAVLAFTFTMVTGGNDTTTGMLGGSVQLLQRHPDQRQLLVDNPELIRDAVEELLRLTSPVQGLARTTTRDVTIGDTTIPMGRKVLLLYGSGNRDERQFGPDAADLNVQRKPHQILTFSYGAHHCIGNQAARMQARVALQELLARCPNYTIDESGIRWAGGSYVRRPLSVPFTAGS; this comes from the coding sequence ATGACGACCACGCTGTCTCATCCGAAGTTTGAGCTCTGCAACGCCGACACCTGGCCCAACCCCTGGCCGATGTACGCCGCGCTGCGCGACCACGACCCGGTCCACCACGTGGTCCCGGAGAACGCGCCCAACCAGGACTACTACGTGCTGTCCCGGCACGCCGACATCTGGGCGGCCGCCGCCGACCACGAGACCTTCTCCTCGGCACAGGGACTGACCGTCAACTACGGCGAGCTGGAGCTGATCGGCCTGGCCGACAACCCGCCGATGGTGATGCAGGATCCGCCGGTGCACACCGAGTTTCGCAAGCTGGTGGCCCGCGGGTTCATGCCGCGGCAGGTGGAGTTGCTGGAGCCCAAGGTTCGCGAGTTCGTCGTCGAGCGCCTCGAGCGACTGCAGGCCAACGGCGGCGGCGATATCGTCGGCGAGCTGTTCAAGCCGCTGCCGTCGATGGTGGTCGCGCACTACCTGGGTGTTCCGGAGGAGGACCGCAGCCAGTTCGACCGGTGGACCGAGGCGGTCGTCGCGGCCACCGTCAGCGAAGACGGCGTCGCCTCGGCCGGTGACGCGATCGGCGAGATGATGGCCTACTTCAGCGGCCTCATCGAACGCCGCCGCACCGACCCACAGGATGACACCGTCTCGCATCTGGTGGCAGCCGGGATGGGCGCCGACGGTGACGTCGCCGGGCTGCTGGCGGTGTTGGCGTTCACCTTCACCATGGTGACCGGCGGTAACGACACAACGACCGGAATGCTCGGCGGCTCAGTGCAATTGCTGCAGCGACACCCGGACCAGCGTCAACTGCTGGTGGACAACCCGGAGCTGATCCGCGACGCCGTCGAGGAGTTGCTGCGCTTGACCTCCCCCGTACAGGGGCTGGCCCGGACCACCACCCGGGACGTGACCATCGGCGACACCACCATCCCGATGGGACGCAAGGTGTTGCTGCTCTACGGCTCGGGCAACCGCGACGAACGCCAGTTCGGGCCGGACGCCGCGGACCTCAATGTGCAACGCAAGCCGCACCAGATCCTCACCTTCAGTTACGGCGCGCATCACTGCATCGGCAATCAGGCGGCGCGGATGCAGGCGCGAGTGGCGCTGCAGGAACTGCTGGCACGCTGCCCGAACTACACCATCGACGAATCCGGAATCCGATGGGCCGGTGGCAGTTACGTGCGACGACCGCTGTCGGTTCCGTTCACCGCCGGATCGTGA
- a CDS encoding MmpS family transport accessory protein yields the protein MSTRDSQKVSLVRHLGRNWKLLTAVLVVFVAGLTVYRLHGIFASRDVVSTPSGFANDVAPFNPKRVFIEVYGPPGTVATITYLDVDAQPQRADAVVLPWSYDATTTKPAVAANVAAQGDSDSISCRITIDGDVKDERTVNTLHAFTYCMDKSG from the coding sequence ATGTCAACGCGCGACAGTCAGAAGGTCTCACTGGTACGCCACCTGGGCCGCAACTGGAAGCTGCTGACGGCGGTGCTCGTCGTGTTCGTCGCGGGACTTACGGTGTATCGCCTACACGGCATTTTCGCGTCCCGCGACGTCGTGTCTACCCCTAGTGGTTTCGCCAACGACGTTGCGCCGTTCAACCCCAAACGAGTGTTCATCGAGGTCTATGGCCCGCCGGGGACGGTTGCGACGATCACCTATTTGGATGTGGATGCGCAGCCGCAACGCGCCGACGCTGTCGTGCTGCCCTGGTCCTACGACGCGACGACGACGAAACCGGCTGTTGCCGCCAATGTTGCGGCCCAAGGCGACAGCGATTCGATCAGCTGCCGGATCACGATCGACGGCGACGTGAAAGACGAGAGAACGGTCAATACCTTGCACGCCTTCACCTACTGTATGGACAAGTCCGGATGA
- a CDS encoding RND family transporter, producing the protein MSPQISWRRLPDLLRRYSAAIVFFWLAVAMVTNVFVPQLEKVAEANNASLSPQDAPSLKAAKHIGAVFQEFSSDSSAMIVLEGDQPLDAAAHHYYDGLIAKLNRDTRHVEHVQDFWGDPLTAAGSQSNDGKAALVQVYLAGNQGESLANESVDAVRSIVNDTPPPPGVRAYVTGAAPLVTDQFEVGSKGTWKTTLITIGVILMMLLWLYRRVTTAILVVFMVMIELTASRGVVAVLANAGIIKLSTYSTNLLTLLVIAAGTDYAIFLLGRFHEARYGGQDRVTAFNTMYHGTAHIILGSGLTIAGAVFCLTFARLPYFQTLGVPAGIGVLVAVVAALTLAPAMLAVGRHFGLFEPARQLSTQGWRRIGTALVRWPGPILVATIAVALIGLLALPGYKTSYDTRPYMPADAPANVGYAAAERHFSQARLNPELLMIEADHDMRNPTNMILLERVAKAIFHTDGVAQVQSITRPLGTPLDHTSIPFQISAGSATQILNLPFQESQAANMLKQVDVINNSIDILRQQYLLQQQSGAITDEQAKAFQETVATATDLRNKIANFDDFIRPLRSYFYWEPHCFDIPACAAIRSVLDALDGIDVLTSQLDDVAGSIAKLDALQPKLLALIPPQIASQEQNRDLSMTNHATSSGLNDQAAEGLDNATAMGKAFDEAKTDDSFYLPPEVFTNPEFLRGVKMFMSPDGKAARMIITHEGDPATPEGISHIDAIRHAARDAVKGTPLAGSKIYLAGTAATYKDIAEGAKYDLMIAGVAALSLILLVMMFITGSVIAALVIVGTVALSLGASFGLSVLIWQYIFGIHLYWIVLALAVILLLAVGSDYNLLLISRFKEEYHAGINTGIIRAMAGSGSVVTSAGLVFAATMASFMFAELRVLGQIGTTIALGLLFDTLIVRSFMTPSIAALLGRWFWWPLKVRPRPASQMLQPYGSRAAVRQLLLWEDDDPGTSTVSPSRGGSGGGGQ; encoded by the coding sequence ATGAGCCCGCAGATCTCGTGGCGTCGGCTCCCGGACCTGCTGAGGCGCTACTCCGCGGCGATCGTATTCTTCTGGCTCGCCGTCGCCATGGTGACGAATGTTTTTGTACCGCAACTGGAGAAGGTGGCCGAAGCAAACAACGCGTCACTGAGCCCGCAGGACGCACCGTCGCTGAAGGCCGCCAAACACATCGGTGCGGTTTTCCAGGAGTTCAGTTCGGACAGTTCGGCGATGATCGTGCTGGAGGGCGATCAGCCCTTGGATGCCGCGGCACACCACTACTACGACGGGTTGATCGCCAAGCTCAACCGGGACACCCGGCACGTCGAGCACGTTCAGGATTTCTGGGGCGATCCCCTGACCGCGGCCGGCTCGCAGAGCAACGACGGCAAGGCCGCGTTGGTGCAGGTCTATCTCGCAGGAAACCAAGGCGAATCGCTGGCCAACGAATCGGTCGACGCGGTGCGCAGCATCGTCAATGACACGCCACCGCCACCGGGTGTACGGGCCTATGTCACCGGGGCCGCACCGTTGGTCACCGACCAATTCGAAGTCGGCAGCAAGGGCACGTGGAAAACGACCCTGATCACGATCGGCGTCATCCTGATGATGCTGTTGTGGTTGTACCGACGCGTCACCACAGCGATCCTGGTGGTCTTCATGGTGATGATCGAGCTGACCGCGTCGCGCGGCGTCGTCGCCGTGTTGGCCAACGCCGGCATCATCAAACTGTCGACGTATTCGACGAATCTTCTGACACTGCTGGTGATCGCCGCCGGCACCGACTACGCAATCTTCCTACTCGGCCGTTTCCACGAAGCCCGCTACGGCGGCCAGGACCGGGTCACGGCGTTCAACACGATGTATCACGGCACCGCACACATCATCCTGGGCTCGGGCCTGACGATTGCCGGTGCGGTGTTCTGCCTGACGTTCGCTCGGCTCCCGTATTTTCAGACGCTCGGTGTCCCCGCGGGTATCGGAGTTCTCGTCGCTGTCGTCGCGGCCTTGACGTTGGCGCCCGCCATGCTCGCCGTCGGCCGGCACTTCGGCCTGTTCGAGCCTGCGCGGCAGCTGAGTACCCAGGGCTGGCGGCGAATCGGCACGGCCCTGGTGCGCTGGCCCGGACCCATCCTGGTGGCCACGATCGCGGTCGCGCTGATCGGCCTGCTCGCCTTGCCCGGATACAAAACCAGCTATGACACCCGGCCCTATATGCCGGCCGACGCCCCGGCCAACGTCGGCTATGCCGCTGCCGAACGGCACTTTTCACAGGCCAGGCTCAACCCCGAGCTGCTGATGATCGAAGCCGACCACGACATGCGCAACCCGACGAACATGATCCTGCTCGAGCGCGTCGCAAAGGCGATCTTCCATACCGACGGCGTCGCGCAGGTCCAATCGATCACCCGTCCGCTGGGTACGCCCCTGGATCACACGTCGATCCCGTTTCAGATCAGCGCCGGCAGCGCGACGCAGATCCTCAACCTGCCCTTCCAGGAGTCGCAAGCGGCCAACATGCTCAAACAGGTTGACGTGATCAACAATTCGATCGACATCCTGCGCCAGCAATATCTCCTGCAGCAGCAATCCGGCGCCATCACCGATGAGCAGGCGAAGGCATTCCAGGAGACGGTGGCGACCGCGACGGATCTGCGGAATAAAATTGCGAATTTCGACGACTTCATCCGCCCGCTGCGCAGCTACTTCTACTGGGAACCGCACTGTTTCGACATCCCGGCGTGCGCGGCCATCCGGTCGGTGCTCGACGCGCTCGACGGAATCGACGTGCTCACCTCTCAGCTCGACGACGTCGCCGGGAGCATCGCCAAACTCGATGCACTGCAACCCAAGCTGCTTGCGCTGATCCCGCCCCAGATAGCCAGTCAGGAACAGAACCGCGACCTGAGCATGACGAACCACGCGACCAGTTCCGGGTTGAACGACCAGGCCGCGGAAGGACTGGACAACGCGACGGCCATGGGCAAAGCGTTCGACGAGGCGAAGACCGATGACTCGTTCTATCTACCGCCGGAGGTCTTCACCAACCCGGAATTCCTACGGGGGGTGAAGATGTTCATGTCACCCGACGGCAAGGCGGCCCGGATGATCATCACCCATGAGGGCGATCCGGCAACACCGGAAGGCATTTCACATATCGACGCGATCCGCCATGCCGCGCGGGATGCGGTCAAGGGAACTCCGCTCGCGGGATCCAAGATCTACCTCGCCGGTACCGCAGCCACCTATAAGGACATCGCCGAGGGCGCCAAGTATGACCTGATGATTGCCGGAGTCGCCGCGCTGAGCCTGATCCTGCTGGTGATGATGTTCATCACCGGCAGCGTCATCGCCGCACTGGTCATCGTCGGCACCGTCGCCCTGTCTTTGGGTGCGTCGTTCGGGCTCTCGGTACTGATCTGGCAGTACATCTTCGGCATCCACTTGTACTGGATCGTGTTGGCACTGGCAGTCATTCTGCTGCTGGCCGTGGGATCCGACTACAACCTATTGCTGATATCCCGGTTCAAGGAGGAATACCACGCCGGCATCAACACCGGCATCATCCGGGCGATGGCCGGCTCCGGCTCGGTAGTCACCTCGGCGGGTTTGGTCTTCGCCGCGACGATGGCATCGTTTATGTTCGCCGAGCTGCGGGTGCTGGGCCAGATCGGCACCACGATCGCCCTCGGGCTGTTGTTCGACACGCTGATCGTGCGCTCGTTCATGACCCCGTCGATCGCAGCACTGCTGGGCCGCTGGTTCTGGTGGCCGCTGAAGGTACGCCCCCGGCCCGCCAGCCAGATGCTGCAGCCGTATGGCTCCCGTGCTGCGGTACGGCAGCTATTGCTGTGGGAGGACGACGATCCGGGCACGTCCACGGTCAGCCCATCCAGGGGCGGCAGCGGTGGAGGGGGACAATGA
- a CDS encoding TetR/AcrR family transcriptional regulator, producing MRAAETLKRDIAEVPVSAIAAEAQMSRSTLLRRLGGSRRVLDAAVRAAGIDPGGRPPVRVRALTAAAELISENGLAATTLDSIAERADCSVFSLHAVFGGRDELLRAVFDQYSPIRDIEDYLAAVPDDLRTTVHGIYRTIAVALSREPRVAPAMLAEVYSRPESATVQSLTRYTAPRMLGTLGAWFEAEVRAGRIKDQPLLVLIQQLLGPMLIHMLMRPAFPDALDFMLPDVDSICEHLTANFLAAVEIRP from the coding sequence GTGCGCGCCGCCGAGACACTCAAACGCGACATTGCTGAAGTTCCGGTCAGCGCAATCGCCGCCGAAGCCCAGATGTCCCGCAGCACGCTACTTCGCAGGTTGGGCGGATCCCGCAGGGTTCTCGATGCCGCGGTCCGTGCCGCCGGCATCGACCCCGGCGGCCGGCCCCCGGTACGGGTGCGAGCACTTACCGCGGCCGCCGAGTTGATCAGCGAGAACGGCTTGGCGGCAACCACTCTGGACAGCATTGCCGAGCGCGCCGACTGCTCGGTGTTCAGTTTGCACGCCGTTTTCGGCGGACGCGACGAACTGCTACGCGCAGTGTTCGACCAGTACAGTCCCATCCGCGACATCGAAGATTATCTTGCCGCCGTACCGGATGACCTCCGTACCACAGTGCACGGCATTTACCGCACCATAGCGGTCGCGCTGAGCCGTGAACCCCGTGTCGCTCCCGCGATGCTGGCGGAGGTGTACTCGCGGCCGGAAAGTGCCACGGTGCAGTCACTGACCCGCTACACGGCTCCACGCATGTTGGGCACGCTCGGAGCCTGGTTCGAGGCAGAGGTCCGCGCAGGACGCATCAAGGATCAGCCGCTGCTGGTGCTGATCCAGCAACTTCTCGGACCCATGCTCATCCACATGCTGATGCGTCCGGCGTTCCCCGACGCGCTCGACTTCATGCTGCCCGATGTCGACAGCATCTGCGAACACTTGACCGCCAATTTCCTTGCCGCCGTGGAAATTCGACCATAA
- a CDS encoding FAD-binding oxidoreductase: MNADALTQLIADLPEGMVVTDPTITAGYRQDNALDPLAGQPLAVVRPLRTEEVQTVMRWASAHRVPVVTRGAGTGLSGGATAIDGGIVLCTEKMREISVDPVTRTAVCQPGLFNAEVKKAVAAYGLWYPPDPSSFEICSIGGNIATNAGGLCCVKYGVTTDYVLGLQVVLADGTAVRLGGPRLKDVAGLSLTKLFVGSEGTLGVVTEVTLRLLPAQPKSAVVVATFDSVAAAAEAVLDVSGRLRPSMLEFMDSAAINAVEDQLRMGLDREAAAMLVAASDERGHAGAEDVELMARVFTEHHAKEVFSTDDPVEAEGFVAARRFCIPAVEAKGPLLLEDVGVPVPRLAELITGIEKIAAERRLLISVIAHAGDGNTHPLIVHDPNDPDHVQRAELAYGEIMDLALALGGTITGEHGVGRLKRPWLAEQLGPDVMALNQRVKAALDPLNILNPGSGI; encoded by the coding sequence GTGAACGCCGACGCGCTGACCCAACTGATCGCCGATCTCCCCGAGGGCATGGTGGTCACCGACCCGACGATCACCGCGGGCTACCGGCAGGACAATGCGCTGGACCCGTTGGCGGGCCAGCCCCTGGCGGTGGTGCGGCCGCTGCGCACCGAAGAAGTACAGACGGTCATGCGGTGGGCCAGCGCGCATCGGGTGCCGGTGGTGACCCGCGGTGCCGGCACGGGCCTGTCCGGCGGCGCCACCGCGATCGACGGCGGAATCGTGTTGTGCACCGAGAAGATGCGCGAGATCAGCGTCGACCCCGTCACCCGCACCGCGGTGTGCCAGCCGGGCCTGTTCAACGCCGAGGTGAAGAAGGCCGTCGCCGCCTACGGACTGTGGTACCCGCCGGACCCGTCGTCGTTCGAGATCTGCAGCATAGGCGGCAACATCGCCACCAACGCCGGCGGCCTGTGCTGCGTCAAGTACGGCGTGACCACCGACTACGTGCTGGGCCTGCAGGTGGTGCTGGCCGACGGCACCGCGGTGCGCCTGGGCGGGCCACGGCTCAAGGACGTCGCCGGGCTCTCGTTGACCAAGTTGTTCGTCGGCAGCGAGGGCACCCTCGGGGTGGTCACCGAGGTGACCCTGCGGCTGTTGCCGGCTCAGCCGAAATCGGCTGTGGTGGTGGCTACTTTCGACTCGGTGGCCGCCGCGGCGGAGGCGGTGCTCGACGTGTCCGGGCGGCTGCGCCCGTCGATGCTGGAGTTCATGGACTCAGCGGCGATCAACGCCGTCGAAGATCAACTGCGCATGGGCCTGGACCGCGAGGCCGCGGCCATGCTGGTGGCGGCCTCCGACGAGCGCGGCCACGCGGGCGCCGAGGATGTCGAGCTGATGGCCCGGGTGTTCACCGAGCACCACGCCAAGGAGGTGTTCTCCACCGACGACCCGGTCGAGGCCGAAGGATTCGTGGCGGCCCGGCGGTTCTGCATCCCGGCGGTCGAGGCCAAGGGCCCGCTACTGCTGGAGGACGTTGGGGTGCCGGTGCCACGGCTGGCGGAGCTGATCACCGGTATCGAGAAGATCGCCGCCGAGCGCCGACTGCTGATCTCGGTGATCGCGCACGCCGGCGACGGCAACACCCACCCGCTGATCGTGCACGACCCGAATGATCCCGACCATGTGCAACGCGCCGAGCTCGCCTACGGCGAGATCATGGACCTGGCCCTGGCGCTGGGCGGCACCATCACCGGCGAGCACGGCGTGGGGCGGTTGAAGCGCCCCTGGCTGGCCGAGCAGCTGGGGCCCGACGTGATGGCACTGAACCAACGGGTCAAGGCCGCGCTCGACCCGCTGAACATCCTCAACCCGGGTTCGGGGATCTAG
- a CDS encoding helix-turn-helix domain-containing protein: protein MDGPAERDDEKRPGSPPTDRVVAIVGLLAAQTQPSSVAQIAARLELNRATVTSILLALEQAGWASRRADRSYTLGSGLIGVAETVRRLWPLSTQGAHLIEQMAERAGCGAGLALVGPTELSFLTLVRGRGRIPAGVGVGVRLPLIAPVGVSVVAHRDAQAQQEWLASAQDVGRDVLDDALDQVRRNGVVVFGLGGLGLEALDVLAEVVELLAEHPRRTALRQRVFELLTGVNGNPYTATQLAGTQPLSVSYLAAPVFEKGVATYELQLGPLRRDVSAADRDRYIGEIRATAEQLSS from the coding sequence ATGGACGGGCCCGCCGAGCGAGACGATGAGAAGCGGCCGGGCTCGCCGCCCACGGATCGGGTGGTCGCCATCGTGGGGTTGTTGGCCGCGCAGACACAGCCCAGTTCAGTCGCCCAGATCGCGGCGCGGCTGGAGTTGAACCGTGCCACCGTGACGTCGATCTTGCTGGCATTGGAGCAGGCGGGATGGGCGTCGCGGCGGGCCGATCGCAGCTACACCCTGGGGTCCGGGCTGATCGGGGTCGCCGAGACGGTGCGGCGGTTGTGGCCGCTGTCGACGCAGGGCGCACACCTGATCGAGCAGATGGCCGAGCGGGCCGGCTGCGGGGCCGGACTGGCGCTGGTGGGGCCGACCGAGTTGAGCTTCTTGACCCTGGTTCGCGGCCGCGGGCGCATCCCGGCCGGCGTGGGTGTGGGGGTGCGGTTGCCACTGATCGCACCTGTGGGCGTCAGCGTGGTCGCACACCGCGATGCGCAGGCCCAGCAGGAGTGGCTGGCATCGGCGCAAGACGTCGGTCGCGACGTGCTGGACGACGCCTTGGACCAGGTGCGCCGCAACGGCGTGGTGGTGTTCGGCCTTGGCGGCCTGGGACTGGAGGCGCTCGATGTGCTTGCCGAGGTGGTCGAGCTGCTGGCCGAGCATCCACGCCGCACCGCGCTGCGCCAACGGGTCTTCGAGCTGCTGACCGGCGTCAACGGAAACCCCTATACCGCAACGCAACTTGCCGGTACGCAGCCGCTGTCGGTCAGCTATCTGGCTGCCCCGGTGTTTGAAAAGGGCGTAGCGACTTACGAATTGCAGCTGGGGCCGCTGCGGCGAGACGTGAGTGCCGCCGACCGGGACCGCTACATCGGTGAGATCCGGGCGACCGCAGAGCAACTGTCCTCCTAG
- the cynR gene encoding transcriptional regulator CynR, whose translation MELRHIRYLLAVAEHGNFTRAAEALHISQPTLSQQIKQLERALAVELLDRSGRTVRLTDAGEAYAEHARLALRDLDAGERAVHDVQDLSRGHLRVAMTPTFTAYLIGPLVHRFHTAHPGITLSVREDTQDRIEADLLADRLDLGIAFAGPHADGIEHTVLFTETLTLVVGPGHPFAARATPLPVARLTHEPLCLLNTDFATRLQIDAYFTDRGVAPRIAVEANSISALLASVRGGALATVLPDAIAREHRDLHPVPLVPRLPTRTVVALVRATAYHSAAAQAFSRMLAEIAREID comes from the coding sequence ATGGAGCTGCGCCACATTCGGTATCTGCTCGCGGTGGCCGAGCACGGGAATTTCACCCGCGCGGCCGAGGCGCTGCACATCTCCCAGCCCACCCTGTCGCAGCAGATCAAGCAGCTCGAGCGCGCGCTGGCCGTGGAGCTGCTGGATCGCTCGGGGCGCACGGTACGGCTGACCGATGCCGGCGAGGCGTATGCGGAGCATGCTCGGTTGGCGCTGCGGGATCTCGACGCCGGCGAACGTGCGGTCCACGACGTACAGGACCTGTCACGCGGGCATCTGCGGGTGGCGATGACGCCGACGTTCACCGCCTACCTGATCGGGCCGCTGGTGCACCGGTTCCACACCGCCCATCCCGGCATCACGCTCTCGGTCCGCGAGGACACCCAGGACCGCATCGAGGCTGATCTGCTCGCCGACCGGCTCGACCTCGGCATCGCCTTCGCGGGCCCGCACGCCGACGGGATCGAGCACACCGTGCTGTTCACCGAGACGCTGACTCTGGTGGTCGGCCCGGGTCACCCCTTTGCGGCCAGAGCGACGCCGCTACCGGTTGCCCGGCTGACCCACGAGCCGCTCTGCCTGCTCAACACCGACTTCGCCACCCGGCTGCAGATCGACGCCTACTTCACCGACCGCGGGGTCGCGCCGCGGATCGCGGTGGAAGCCAATTCGATCAGTGCGCTGCTGGCCTCGGTGCGCGGTGGCGCGCTGGCCACCGTGTTGCCGGACGCGATCGCCCGCGAGCATCGCGATCTGCATCCGGTGCCGCTGGTGCCGCGCCTTCCCACCCGGACCGTGGTGGCGCTGGTGCGCGCCACGGCCTACCACTCGGCGGCCGCGCAGGCATTCAGCCGGATGCTGGCGGAAATCGCCCGCGAAATCGATTGA
- a CDS encoding nucleoside deaminase, translated as MDFAQHTIELARRNVEQGGRPFATVIVKDGAILAESPNRVAQTNDPTAHAEILAIRQACTALGTESLTGATIYILAQPCPMCLGALYYCSPDEVVFLTTREAYEPYYVDDRKYFEFNTFYDEFAKPWEQRRLPMRHDSRDDAVDVYRLWEQRNGRALSYSGVATAGN; from the coding sequence ATGGACTTCGCCCAACACACCATTGAGCTTGCCCGCCGTAACGTCGAGCAGGGCGGGCGTCCGTTCGCGACGGTCATCGTCAAGGACGGTGCGATTCTGGCCGAGAGCCCGAATCGGGTCGCTCAGACCAACGACCCCACCGCGCACGCGGAGATCCTCGCCATTCGGCAGGCGTGCACGGCGCTGGGCACCGAAAGCCTGACCGGGGCCACCATCTACATCCTGGCGCAGCCGTGCCCCATGTGCCTGGGTGCGCTGTACTACTGCTCGCCGGACGAGGTCGTCTTCCTGACCACCCGCGAGGCCTACGAGCCGTATTACGTCGACGACCGAAAGTACTTCGAGTTCAACACCTTCTACGACGAGTTCGCCAAGCCCTGGGAACAGCGGCGGCTGCCCATGCGGCATGACTCTCGCGACGACGCGGTCGACGTCTATCGGCTATGGGAGCAGCGCAACGGGCGGGCGCTGTCGTACTCCGGGGTCGCCACCGCTGGGAATTAG